CAACGCGCTGATTGCCGACCCGGAGATGCAGGCGGGCATCCGGCAAACGCTGAACAACGTGGAGCAGGCATCAGCCCGCCTCACCGTGCTGATAGAACAAGCCCGAGGTCTGCTGGCGAGCACGGGGCGTTCTCTGGATGCTGTGGTGCAGGACACCCGGCGTTCCACCAGAATATTGCCGGAAGTCATGGCGGACCTGAAGGCTTTGCTGGAGCAATCCCGCGAGCTGGTGCGCACCGCCCAGCACGCTACTGAGAGCTTCGACCGCTTTGTGAGCGATGAGCAGCTCCAGCGGAACTTGCGCGAGGTCGCCGCAGAGATGAACGCATTGAGTGCGAAACTGAATCGTATCGCCGAGGACATCGGCAAATACACGGGCGACGAAGAGCTCAGGGAGAACGTGCGCGGCACTGTCGCCGAAGCGCGGGCTACCCTTACGGAGGCACGTCAGGCAACGGAAAGGATTAATCGCTTTGTGGAGCGACTGATTCAACCCGGCAAGCTGTCCATCAGACCGACAGAGGTCTCTCTGGATGTGTACGGCTTGCTGCGTGACGGTAATTTTCGCACTGACCTGACGCTCTCGTTCCCGTATCGCGATAATCGCTTCTTTTATCTTGGCGTGTACGATGTTACCGAGAGCAACAAGTTCATCCTGCAGTATGGTTCACAGTTAGCGCCAACGCTGGATTTACGCTATGGACTCTACGCCTCCAAACCGGGGGTAGGGGTGGACTGGAGGTTCAAGCCCGGACTTCATCTGCGGGCGGATGCGTTTGACCCGAATGACCTGCAGATAAACACACGGGCGAAGATACAACTGAGCACAGACTGGAGTCTGTGGGTGGGTATCGACAGCCTGTTCGACCAGAACCAGCCGGTGTTGGGGGTGCAGTTGACACGTTAGGTTGATGGGAGGAGGCAAAAAACGATGGCGATGAAAGTGATACTCACGCAGGACGTGCCCTCGCTGGGCAAGCATGGCGAGGTGGTCAACGTCTCGGAGGGGTACGCACGGAACTATCTGTTCCCGCGTGGGCTGGCGATTGCTGCCGATAAGGGCGCGATGAAAAACGTTCAGCTTCGCCAGAAGCAGGAGGCGATGCGAGCAGAAAAAGCCGCGCAAGAAGCACGCCAGATTGCGGATGTGCTGAGAGGCAGGACAGTCACGGTGAAGGCACATGCCGGTAAGGGAACTACCAAACTGTTCGGCGCGGTGACTGCCCAACACATTGCAGATTCCATCGCACAGCAATACCATGTGAAGGTGGACAAGCGTAAAATCGGTTTGCTGGAGCCGATTAAGTCGCTGGGAGAGTATGAGGTTACACTGCACCTCCATCACGATGTGAACCTGACGTTGAAGGTGGAGGTCGTACCTCAGGAGGCTTCTGCATAAAGTTGGGTGTTGTGCGATGAGAAGGAATTCAGACAGGCAGGGCAAGCAAGAGTCACGCATGAGTGAGCTGCTGCGTGCCCTGCCGCACAATCTGGATGCGGAGATTGCCACGCTGGGTGCGATGATGATAGACGGCGCTGCCATCGAGCGCGTGAGCGAGTTCCTTGCGCCCGACGATTTCTATCGGGAGACGCACCGCGTGATTTATGATGCCCTGATAGCCCTTTCCGGCCGCAACGAGCCGGTGGACCTCGTCACCCTCAGTGAGGAACTGCAACGGCGCGGGAAGCTGGAAGAGGTCGGAGGTATCGCTTACCTGACCACTCTCATGGACAGCGTGCCCAGCGCGGCGAATGTGGACTACTATGCCCAGATTGTGGAAGAATATGCTATCCGCCGACGGCTTATCGAGGCGGCTCAGGAGATTATCCACATGGCAGCGGTGACCGGGGATGAGGAAGAACCGCTGTCTATTGGCGAAATAGCCGACCGGGCAGAGAGCGCGGTTTATCGGGTAGCGCAGCGGCGTATCGGCAAAGGCTTTGAAAGCATCCGCCCTTTGCTGGGTGAGGCGTTTGACCGCTTCGAAGCCTTTTATCATGAGCGCAAGCTGGTAACAGGTTTAAGCACGGGCTTTCGCGAACTGGACTTTGTCACTGCGGGGCTGCAGAAGTCGGACCTGGTGATTATTGCGGCACGCCCCAGCATGGGCAAAACCAGCTTGTGCCTGAACATCGGTGAGCACGTCGCCCTTCGTGAAGGCAAAACGGTGGCTATCTTCAGCCTGGAGATGTCCAAAGAGCAGCTCGTGCAGCGCATGATTTGCTCGCAGGCGGAGGTGAACGCGCATCGTTTGCGGTTGGGAATGCTGCCCGACACCGCATGGCAGAGGCTTGCCAAAGCGGTGCAGGAACTCTGGAATGCCAAGATATTCATCGATGACACGCCGGACATCTCGGTGCTGGAGATGCGGGCGAAGTGTCGCCGCTTGCGTGCCGAACACGGGTTGGACCTGGTGATTGTGGACTACCTGCAGCTGATGCGTAGCCACCGGCGAGCGGAGAACCGCACGCAGGAGATTTCGGACATCGCCCGCGCGCTGAAGGGGCTGGCGCGCGAGCTGGAAGTGCCCATTATTGCCCTGTCGCAGTTATCCCGTGCCGTAGAGCATCGCGAGAATAAGCGTCCAATGCTATCGGATTTGCGCGAGAGCGGTTCTATCGAAGCAGAAGCCGATGTGGTGGCATTCATCTACCGCCCCGAGTATTACGCGATGAAGGAGGCGGTCTCTACGGATGACGTGGAGGCAGGGACGATGCCTCGCGAGGAGGGGCGGGTCGAGGAAGCCGAGATTATCATTGCCAAACAACGAAACGGTCCAACGGGTACCGTGCGAGTCGGCTTCAAGCCCGATTATGCGCGGTTTGTCCCGCTGGAGCGACATCGGGAGGAATGAGCCTTGAAGGTACTGGTGATAGGTGGGGGTGGGCGCGAGCACGCACTGGTGTGGAAAATCGCGCAGAGCCCGAAAGTAGCCAAAATCTATGCGGCGCCGGGTAACGCAGGCATTGCTGAACTGGCGGAGTGCGTACCAATTAAAGCCACCGACATCGAAAGTCTGGCAAGCTTCGCCGAACGCAACCGTATTGACCTGACGGTTGTCGGACCCGAGTCGCCCTTGATTGCGGGTGTCGTGGATGTATTTGAGACGCGCGGGCTGGCGATATTTGGTCCCAGCAAAGAGCCAGCGCGTCTGGAAGGCAGTAAAGTGTACGCGAAGGAAGTCATGCGCCGTTATCGTATTCCCACCGCTGATTTCTCGGTTTTCAGTGAACCGCATTCGGCTGCGGAATACGCGCACCGTCGTTTTCAGGAAGGTGCGAAAGGACTGGTGATTAAAGCGGATGGCGAGGCGGGGGGTAAAGGCGTTTTCGTCGTGCATCATCTGGACGAGGCGCTGGAAGTGATACACTCGCTCATGGAGGAACGTGTGCTCGGAGAGGCAGGCGCGCGTGTGGTGATTGAAGAGGTTTTAGTTGGGGAAGAGGCTTCGCTGATGGCGTTTACCGACGGAGCCACTGTACTGCCTATGCTGCCGGTTCAGGATTATAAGCGCGCTCTCGACCACGACCGCGGAGCGAACACCGGTGGGATGGGCAGTATCTGTCCCCTGCGCCTTGTTACGCCGGAACTGCATCAGCAAGCGATAGAGCAGATTATCCATCCTGCCATCCGCGCCACGCGCGACGCCGGTATCCCCTTCCGCGGTGTGCTGTACGCAGGCACGATGGTTACCGAAGAGGGCATTAAGACACTGGAGTTCAATGTGCGATTCGGTGACCCTGAAACGCAGGCAGTCCTGCCCTTGCTGGAGAACGATATAGTGGAGGTGATGCAGGCGGCGGTCGAGTGCCGTCTGGATGAGGTTACCTTGCAGTGGAAACCGCGCTATTCGGTCTGTGTGGTGGTAGCATCGGGAGGCTACCCGGGCAAATATGAGACGGGTTTGCCGATCGAGGGGCTGGATGAGGCGGCGCAGGTGCCGGAATGCGTGGTCTTCCATGCAGGCACGCGCAGAGATGGCGATCAGGTGGTAACCGCTGGCGGGCGCGTGCTGGGAGTAACCGCCCTGGGCGATACGCTTGCTCAGGCGCGTGGGCGAGCCTACGAGGCGGTACGGTGTATCCGCTTCGAGTATATGCATTACCGCACAGACATCGGCATGAAGTGGGTATGAAAACTCGGTAAAAAAACGAAAGGAGGGATATGGATGCTAACCTGGCGGTATGTGGTGGCGGGCGGTTTGCTGCTGCTGATGTCTCTGGCGTGCCTGCAGGCGCATCCGCAGCCACCGACTGTGTTTCGCACCCAAGTAATATATCGGCACACGAACTCGGTACAGTCGGTACACATCAACAACAACGGCTGGGTTGTCTGGTCGGAGGGGGACTTCACCCGCAGTGATGTGTGGCTGTACGATGGCTCAGCAGTCCGTCGGCTGAGTGCAGGTGAACAGCGGCGTCTGAACACCTCTCCTCGTCTCAACAACCGGAACCAGATTGTGTGGCGTTACGATGATGGGGAAGTGTCTGACGTGGTACTGTGGGATAGCGGGATACTCACGAACATCACCCGCAGCGACGGCTCCGTGGGCTTTGGCGCACCGGATATCAATGACCTGGGCTGGGTGGTCACTACGGGAACGG
This sequence is a window from Bacillota bacterium. Protein-coding genes within it:
- the dnaB gene encoding replicative DNA helicase; this translates as MSELLRALPHNLDAEIATLGAMMIDGAAIERVSEFLAPDDFYRETHRVIYDALIALSGRNEPVDLVTLSEELQRRGKLEEVGGIAYLTTLMDSVPSAANVDYYAQIVEEYAIRRRLIEAAQEIIHMAAVTGDEEEPLSIGEIADRAESAVYRVAQRRIGKGFESIRPLLGEAFDRFEAFYHERKLVTGLSTGFRELDFVTAGLQKSDLVIIAARPSMGKTSLCLNIGEHVALREGKTVAIFSLEMSKEQLVQRMICSQAEVNAHRLRLGMLPDTAWQRLAKAVQELWNAKIFIDDTPDISVLEMRAKCRRLRAEHGLDLVIVDYLQLMRSHRRAENRTQEISDIARALKGLARELEVPIIALSQLSRAVEHRENKRPMLSDLRESGSIEAEADVVAFIYRPEYYAMKEAVSTDDVEAGTMPREEGRVEEAEIIIAKQRNGPTGTVRVGFKPDYARFVPLERHREE
- the rplI gene encoding 50S ribosomal protein L9, whose product is MKVILTQDVPSLGKHGEVVNVSEGYARNYLFPRGLAIAADKGAMKNVQLRQKQEAMRAEKAAQEARQIADVLRGRTVTVKAHAGKGTTKLFGAVTAQHIADSIAQQYHVKVDKRKIGLLEPIKSLGEYEVTLHLHHDVNLTLKVEVVPQEASA
- the purD gene encoding phosphoribosylamine--glycine ligase; the protein is MKVLVIGGGGREHALVWKIAQSPKVAKIYAAPGNAGIAELAECVPIKATDIESLASFAERNRIDLTVVGPESPLIAGVVDVFETRGLAIFGPSKEPARLEGSKVYAKEVMRRYRIPTADFSVFSEPHSAAEYAHRRFQEGAKGLVIKADGEAGGKGVFVVHHLDEALEVIHSLMEERVLGEAGARVVIEEVLVGEEASLMAFTDGATVLPMLPVQDYKRALDHDRGANTGGMGSICPLRLVTPELHQQAIEQIIHPAIRATRDAGIPFRGVLYAGTMVTEEGIKTLEFNVRFGDPETQAVLPLLENDIVEVMQAAVECRLDEVTLQWKPRYSVCVVVASGGYPGKYETGLPIEGLDEAAQVPECVVFHAGTRRDGDQVVTAGGRVLGVTALGDTLAQARGRAYEAVRCIRFEYMHYRTDIGMKWV
- a CDS encoding MlaD family protein, whose amino-acid sequence is MMTPRKAVFLVGMTIILAGIWIAVTVIYLRGTLAARRVYHVEAVFPDALGIREQARVYLAGVEVGEVQKVWLTSDLQARVRLALRKDVRIPEDSLAVVMSPGIAGVDKMIALVPGKSPVEAQEGTVLRGTKEPGISDLAPVAQETLREVQRLVRSVNALIADPEMQAGIRQTLNNVEQASARLTVLIEQARGLLASTGRSLDAVVQDTRRSTRILPEVMADLKALLEQSRELVRTAQHATESFDRFVSDEQLQRNLREVAAEMNALSAKLNRIAEDIGKYTGDEELRENVRGTVAEARATLTEARQATERINRFVERLIQPGKLSIRPTEVSLDVYGLLRDGNFRTDLTLSFPYRDNRFFYLGVYDVTESNKFILQYGSQLAPTLDLRYGLYASKPGVGVDWRFKPGLHLRADAFDPNDLQINTRAKIQLSTDWSLWVGIDSLFDQNQPVLGVQLTR